From Romeriopsis navalis LEGE 11480, a single genomic window includes:
- a CDS encoding redox protein produces MFELISYEKFRNTPGVKFFDITIATSNARDLVIHDGPAISPNNTEDNHWQFYLHPHQEDNLLALSGGRTFYLVNFEWEYPFHMVRLEGNGDILRIPPGTFHRSVSDPNGSVVLNQAVRDEVATLEGEFRVYNSGTIPRLHHITSQATLPPMMHGFPEIELRRVA; encoded by the coding sequence ATGTTTGAACTTATCTCCTACGAAAAATTCCGAAACACCCCTGGGGTGAAGTTTTTTGATATTACGATCGCCACTTCCAATGCGCGGGACTTAGTCATCCACGATGGCCCAGCCATCAGCCCGAATAATACGGAAGACAATCATTGGCAATTCTATCTGCACCCTCACCAAGAAGACAATTTGCTAGCTCTCTCCGGTGGCCGCACCTTCTATCTAGTTAATTTTGAATGGGAATATCCGTTCCATATGGTGCGGCTTGAAGGTAACGGTGACATCTTACGGATTCCCCCAGGCACATTCCATCGATCGGTATCCGACCCCAACGGTTCAGTCGTCCTGAATCAAGCCGTGCGGGACGAAGTCGCCACCCTCGAAGGGGAATTCCGCGTTTACAACAGTGGCACGATTCCACGACTCCATCACATCACGTCCCAAGCGACACTCCCGCCGATGATGCATGGCTTCCCAGAAATCGAGCTGCGCCGTGTTGCCTAG
- a CDS encoding LysR family transcriptional regulator: protein MNLSTLQVLLNVIEHGSFSMAALKLGISQSAVSRAIATLEDELGVTLLHRGRFGACLTPTGERIVPYMRDMIDLRQQIEQEVNFAKGLQSGRIRIASFRSAATHILPPKIAYFHQRYPNVEITLTEADPNGVDALLKSSQVDLGLVPLPRSMDLETWEIVRDEFVVLLPPTEKKMPQLLSWEMLSTYSFILYNYAECTTAVRDHWAASDQVLKVAYEIKEDSTIVSMVAQGLGAAILPKLAAMPIPESLVVRSLPVSLERQIGVAVVADQLQPPAVFLFLDLLRGVGQFAP from the coding sequence ATGAATCTTTCCACGCTGCAAGTTCTGCTCAATGTGATTGAACATGGAAGTTTCTCGATGGCCGCGCTGAAGTTAGGCATTTCGCAGTCGGCAGTGAGCCGGGCCATTGCCACCTTAGAAGATGAATTGGGTGTGACATTATTGCATCGTGGTCGGTTTGGCGCTTGTTTGACCCCGACGGGTGAACGCATTGTGCCCTATATGCGCGACATGATCGATCTGCGTCAACAAATTGAGCAGGAAGTGAATTTCGCCAAAGGACTCCAGTCAGGTCGAATTCGGATTGCTTCATTTCGGAGTGCCGCGACTCACATCCTCCCACCCAAAATTGCCTACTTTCATCAGCGTTATCCCAATGTCGAAATTACTCTAACGGAAGCTGATCCGAATGGTGTGGATGCATTGCTCAAGTCGAGCCAGGTTGATCTGGGGCTAGTGCCGTTGCCGCGATCGATGGATCTAGAAACGTGGGAAATTGTGCGGGACGAATTTGTCGTATTGCTGCCCCCGACGGAGAAAAAAATGCCGCAATTGTTGAGCTGGGAAATGCTCTCAACCTATTCATTTATTTTGTATAACTACGCGGAATGTACAACGGCAGTGCGCGATCATTGGGCGGCATCTGATCAAGTGTTGAAAGTGGCCTACGAGATTAAAGAAGATTCGACCATTGTCAGTATGGTGGCCCAAGGCTTGGGGGCTGCCATCTTGCCAAAACTGGCGGCGATGCCAATCCCTGAATCACTCGTCGTGCGATCGTTGCCCGTTTCCCTCGAGCGTCAGATTGGGGTGGCGGTAGTGGCCGACCAGTTGCAACCGCCGGCCGTCTTTTTGTTTCTGGATTTATTGCGGGGTGTGGGACAGTTTGCGCCCTGA